TTCTAATTAGCCCGTGACATTATTGGGAAAGAGATATGGTAGGATCTAAATCATGTTGTAGATCGGATAatcaaattttattataaaaaattaaaaaaaaaaaacttaatttctCTAGTCCCATAATGGGGAAAATTTTTCCCTCTAACCATCTCTATATATTAGGGTATTTTAGATTATATCAGAAAATTtgacttttttttctctcattatATTTAATGTTGACATATTAGTAATCGCTAGTGTTTGGATTGTTCAACATCCCTGTATTCCGATTACAACTTCCATCAGAGGGAGAAATAGTCTTAGGACAGCGTACGAggtgtttttttcttttgaatttttaATTCTATTAATTGTTTTAATCCAAGTTAGATGTTTTTCGTTAGTGTTCTAACAACCAAAGGTTGGTATTACTCAAGAATAATTTACTTTGAAGATTATCGATCGATTTTTCCGACGAAAACACCAAACCACAAACTTAATGAGCTCCAAAGGAAATACACCGATGGAGTCTTGTTTCTTTGGAGAAAGGAAATATAGTatcattattgttattattattattttaactcGATCATTCGATGTTTCAATTCTTGACAGAACCCaactcttccttccttccttctcaaCAGGttgtattttttataatttattttaacttGATCCTgtgttattatattttcatatccAAAAGCAAGTAACAAGTTTTATGCAATAGTAAGTAAGTAACAAAGTGCTTTTGCGGCTCAATGAAAATATCCTCTCTAAATATTCAGAGGAAGAATAACAATACCAAGATATCATTAATCCAAACATCCAAAGTTTCTGGAACCTAATGATCCATCGTTTACAAGATGGAACAACCACCAGGGTCGGAGGCATAGATTTCATGATCATACATCACCACCTTTTGACATGGAGGGTAGCACCACCTCGCAGATTCTTTCGCTGCCTCCACCTTATGACGTAGAGGGTAACCGGGGCAGCACCACGCCACTGATTCCTTCTTCTTCGCTTCCTCCACCTTGACTATGCATGCATGGCCTACTTTCTTCCTCAGGGTGGTTGTTAAGTTTGCAGGATCCACGCAATCTCCCACCACCACCAGTTGATCCTTCTCCTCCCCTTCCACCGCAACTGAATCAGCGCCTTCCGAAACAGCATCACCCCAAGTTTGGATGAGTTCTTCACGATCATGAATGAGCTCAAGCTTGATCACCCAAGACAAGTCTGATCGATTCCAGAAGCGTACCTGCTGCAGCAACAACCTGCATGGCTTTGACGCGGCACCTGTCGCACTTCATCTGCACTTTGATCACTATCTTCTTCTGCAAAGGCCGATGAAGATGATGCAAAAAGGTAATatcaacaacaaaagagaaatcacCCTTGCTGGGTACCTTTCAAGGTACAAAACCTCTTATCACTCCATTTCCCTTTGCTgatgatgcaaaaaaaaaaaaaaaccaagtgaGAGGTATGCATACCTTCATGCTCCTCTTTCCTGATGGATGGAGAAGAACCTGATTTGTCTATGTGTTTGAGCCAAACAAGAAGACTGTGGTGCTTATCGAGTAGTGGAAGGGGATGAGACACCTACCtatatataaacacacaatgTCCTTGCTGTTTTTTTTACGTAGAGAAGAAGACCAAGAACATAGTGCAGAACGAAGTCAATGCAAATTTTACCTGCAAGTTAACAACAACCCATAGGTGAAAGCTTGAATCGAAGTTTATAAGCATATAGAATAATGATGTGTTTTATCTTCTGAGGAATGATCTCCACCACTAGCAAATCTCATAACTGGAAGCACTTGTTTGTGTTGGACTGTCTGTCAAAGTTCCGCTTTTCTCATGGAAAGCATTGGGAATAAAAAGGTCAAGCACCAGCCTATTAATTTAACCGAGACAAGTCAAGGTGACTTCTCGCCATCTTCCGAGTGCTCTATGGTTCTCTTTGCTCTACCAGGTTGTACTCGTTAGGGAAGAAAGCCTAGAGCAGATCCAAAGCATTGAGTCTAGATTTCATCAGGTGCACCTACTGCATGCAACGACTACTTGTATCCAATTCCACGGACGGAGGCCAAAGACTCCTGGTGAAGTCTGGGTATGTCTGAACCCTTCTGAACTCTGAATTATCCTCTTGGGATCTGCTTTGGTTGCTTCACTATTTAAGAGGACTAAGTCTTGTATAAATTTAGTAGTTTAATGCGTTCCGTGATGGTTTTGTTTGTGTTTTCCTTAATTCTTTTCTCATCCAAGTCAAGTCTTTAGCATCTCCTCGAACACATTGATCTGTAGAGAAAGTTTGATGGTTCTAAACAATTGAAAGCTTCCCTTCGTGTTCACGCTGTATCCacatatgttcatatatatatatatatatatatatatttctaaaagAAGCATGTGGAAGAATGGGAAGACCTCAGTCATTGGAGGAACATGCATTGACTCCTGTAGCATTACTCTCGTCAACGGAAAAAAATTAGTAATATTTACAAATATTTCCTTTCTCggaattttatttgaaaatatctCTATCAGGTGGCGCCCCTCCATTCATTTTCTATGCTTATGTTGGGGACTCCCTcctttctaataaaattaaagacTATTTTTTGTATA
This genomic stretch from Musa acuminata AAA Group cultivar baxijiao chromosome BXJ3-9, Cavendish_Baxijiao_AAA, whole genome shotgun sequence harbors:
- the LOC135648941 gene encoding heavy metal-associated isoprenylated plant protein 47-like; protein product: MKKKIVIKVQMKCDRCRVKAMQVVAAAGADSVAVEGEEKDQLVVVGDCVDPANLTTTLRKKVGHACIVKVEEAKKKESVAWCCPGYPLRHKVEAAKESARWCYPPCQKVVMYDHEIYASDPGGCSIL